Within Nocardioides rotundus, the genomic segment CAGCGCCCAGGCGATGGCCGCCCCCCACACGCCGACAAGGGGGATCAAGATGATGCAGCCGACGACGTCGATCGCCAGCGCGATGAAGGTGTTGGCCAGGCTGAGTCCACTGCGTCCCGCCATCAGGAGCAGAGAGTCGGCGGGTCCCACCGCGACCGAGATCATCATCGCGGCCGCCATGATGAGCACCGTCAGTGTCGTGTCGAAGGTGTCGTAGCTCCTCCCGAAGATCCGGAGGTAGAGGTGGACACACCCGGCGACACCGACGTAGACCGGCCAGGAGAGCGCCATGGACCATGCGGTCGAGAGTTGGTAGACGCGGCGCAGGGAGTCGATGTCGTCCTCGGCGATGAGTGTCGCGAACCGTGGCAGGAGCACCTGCTGAATCGCTTGGTTGGCCATCTGCCCGACGACGATGAAGCGGGTGGCTGCCGTGTACAGCGCCGCGTTCGCGGCGGTGGACAGCGCGGCGATGAGCACGATGTCGAGTCGCTGGATGGCCATCTGCGCCATCCGGGTGATGCTGCGCGGCCACGCGAACGCCCAGAACTCCTTGGCCAGGGCGCGGCGGTCGGTCGGCCGCGTGCTCGGCTCGGGATAGCCCTCACGACGCCGCCGGGTGATTGCCAGGAACATGACGCCGGCCAGCGGTGCCGCCACGACGAACGTCAGCGACCACGCCCAGGTGAGGCCGACGAGACCGGCCCCGGTGGCAGCCGCCACCCAGACCGCCACGAGTTGGAGAGTGGGCCGGAGTGTCTGGTCGACCAGGACCATCCCGCGCACGCTGCCGAACGCCAATGACCCGGCGACGAAGAACAGCAACGCGACCGCCGCGGGCAGGACGAGCGCCATGACTCTGACCGCGGACGGCCCGGTCGACGGATCGAGGGACAGGAGGTCTGCCAGGGGGTCGGCGAGCCCGAA encodes:
- a CDS encoding lipopolysaccharide biosynthesis protein, encoding MTDHSDKHLKKVAKGGALGLVGAGFSGISGFLLVGVVTNMVSLETSGHLFTLTSAFLLVSSLCVLGADTGLARFLLRFEKHERHADIPGLIRVAAQPVALVTFAAAGITFGLADPLADLLSLDPSTGPSAVRVMALVLPAAVALLFFVAGSLAFGSVRGMVLVDQTLRPTLQLVAVWVAAATGAGLVGLTWAWSLTFVVAAPLAGVMFLAITRRRREGYPEPSTRPTDRRALAKEFWAFAWPRSITRMAQMAIQRLDIVLIAALSTAANAALYTAATRFIVVGQMANQAIQQVLLPRFATLIAEDDIDSLRRVYQLSTAWSMALSWPVYVGVAGCVHLYLRIFGRSYDTFDTTLTVLIMAAAMMISVAVGPADSLLLMAGRSGLSLANTFIALAIDVVGCIILIPLVGVWGAAIAWALAVATRGLLGLLQIRFLLRIGGLGTPVLIVMAAVLGTIALPLGVANAMGYTSWSIMLPLLGVCAIVYTGVLLLAGRPLALDAFLPGLASTDKDARS